The genome window GGGCCGGCAGGGGTGAAGGGCAAAGAGGCTAGCTATAGTTCATTAGTTGGTCCAACAACCCCTAACCCCTCCTTGTCTAAGGCGGGGAGCTTTTCTGCCTTTGCTATAGTTGGCATTATAGTTTTATAGTTCCCATTTCAACACCCCTGTAGTCCCCTCAAGGGGGCAGTTTCTAACCTCGTTACAGTTAGTATTATATTTACAGACTGTGAACGGACAAACACTACCTGCACAACATACTTATACTTTGTTGCCTGTAATATGCTTCACGATCTTTACGGCGTGTTCACGGGAGTTCTCAATAAACCATACTCTTGTATCCATGCCGCCGCAAACCACACCTGCCAGGTAGATACGAGGCATATTTGTTTCCATGGTTTCAGGGTTGTGCGTAGGGTGTTTCAGTGCGTCGTGGCTCAGCTCTATTCCGAGCTTTTTCAGGAAAGTGAAGTTCGGTTGGTAACCTGTCATGGCCATTACAAAATCGTTGGCTATAGTTATCACGCCGTCCGGAGTATCAATATCTGCTTCATCTTCGCGTATCTCCAGCAACCGCGAACTGAAATAAGCTTTTACTGCTCCTTCTGCAATTCTATTCTCCAGGTCAGGTTTTACCCAGTACTTTATACTTCCCAGTTCCGGCTCCCGCACTACCAATGTTACTTCGGCACCTTTCCGGTAAGTTTCCAGGGCTACATCGGCGGCAGAGTTGTTGGCCCCTATCACCAGTACTTTTTGCTTGTAGTAGTAATGCGGGTCGTAATAATAATGGCGTACTTTTGGCAGCTCTTCTCCCTTAATGTTCAGCAGGTTCGGGATATCATAAAAGCCTGTAGCAACTATAATGTGTTTCGATTTATAGTTGGCTTTGCTTGTGCTCACTAAGTATAGATCTTCTGATTCAGGAGATACAGCCAGTACTTCTTCAAAAAGGTTAATTTCCAGATCACCTGTTTCCGCTACTTTACGGTAATATTCCAGTGCTTCGGCACGGTTTGGCTTCGGGTGGATGCTCGGGAAAGGATAACCACCGATTTCCAGCCTGTCGGCAGTAGAGAAAAAAGTCATGTTGAGCGGGTAGTTAAACAGCGAATTAACTACGCAGCCTTTCTCCACGATCAGGTAAGTAAGGCCGGCTCTTTTAGCTTCCAGTCCGCAGGCCAGCCCTATGGGGCCGCCACCGATTATAAGTATATCGAACGTCTTCAAGTTTACTATTTTTCCTTCAACAGCTATACGGGTATTAGGTTTATCTTTTGTGCTTAAGTTACCGGTAAGTATAGAATTTCACACTCTAAACTCTTACACTCACCTGCCCATCTTGTAGTATTCACAAGTATTTTTGTAAAGTATACATATTATAAAGTAAAACAAACTCTACTTTTGTAAAATTTACTTTACATTTGTAAAACAAACCTTACATAACTATAAAATCATGAAAACACGTTTCCTTTTTCCGTACCGGTTTAAGATAATCGGTTGGATACTGCTGGTGCCGTCTTTTATACTTGGCCTGCTCCTTATTTTATCAGACCAAGATATTTTTAACCTGGAAGCAACTGTTTTTGCCCTCTACGATAGTGGCATTTTCGAGCCTGTTAAAGCTTTTTCGCCTATCCGAAATAACATTGTGGATGAACTGATAGCCATTACCGCTATAGTTGGTGGTTTGCTGGCTGCTTTTTCACGTGAGAAAGACGAAGACGAATATATTTCCCAGATCAGGCTGGAGTCGTTGTTGTGGGCTACCTACATCAATTATGGTTTCCTTATTTTCTCGATCGTTTTTATTTATGGCATTGCTTTTTACCAGGTACTGCTGCTCAACATGCTCACGGTGCTGCTTATTTTCCTGATCCGGTTTAATTTTATACTTTACCGTACCTCTAAAGCCTACGCATGAAAAATACGTTAAAAGTGCAACGGGCCATTCATAACCTGACCCAGGAAGAACTGGCCAAAAAAATAGGCGTAAGCAGGCAAACTATAAATGCCATGGAGCTGAGCAAGTATGTGCCCTCAACGGTGCTGGCGCTTAAGCTGGCGCGTGTGTTCGATCAGAAAGTAGAAGATATTTTTACGCTGGAAGAAGATGATTAACAGGCTCTAAACCTTAACTTAAGGCAACAACAATTCTGACCTATGATTTTAAATAAACCTGTCGAATCCTTACCTGTAGCTCCGGATCTATACCTGCGCCCGGTAACCGTAGCTGATGCACCGGCTTTGTTCAGGATCATAGATAGTCAGCGCCCGTACCTGCGTGAGTGGCTGCCTTTTGTTGACCTTACCCGACAGGTTTCTGATACTACTTTATACCTGCAAACCATAACCTTAAGCACCACCGACAAAGTTTTTGTAATACTGGTTGATGAGGTCGTATCGGGGCTGATCGGGTTTAAAAGTATAGAGATGTTTAACCGGAAACTGGAAGTTGGCTATTGGCTGAGCCAGCACCAGCAGGGCAAAGGGATAATGCGCCGCTGTTGCAGCCGGCTGATAAAGTATGCATTTGAAGAGCTCCGGATGAATCGTATTCAGCTTAAAGTTTCTCCAGAAAATCACCCTAGCCGCAATATCCCCAGAAAATTAGGTTTTACGCTGGAAGGTATAGAACGTGAAGGCGAACTCCTGAACGGCAATTTCCATGATCTGGAAGTATACAGCCTGCTTAAAAAAGAATGGCAAGCGCAACAGCCGGTTTAATCTATTTATTT of Pontibacter deserti contains these proteins:
- a CDS encoding YpdA family putative bacillithiol disulfide reductase, whose translation is MVNLKTFDILIIGGGPIGLACGLEAKRAGLTYLIVEKGCVVNSLFNYPLNMTFFSTADRLEIGGYPFPSIHPKPNRAEALEYYRKVAETGDLEINLFEEVLAVSPESEDLYLVSTSKANYKSKHIIVATGFYDIPNLLNIKGEELPKVRHYYYDPHYYYKQKVLVIGANNSAADVALETYRKGAEVTLVVREPELGSIKYWVKPDLENRIAEGAVKAYFSSRLLEIREDEADIDTPDGVITIANDFVMAMTGYQPNFTFLKKLGIELSHDALKHPTHNPETMETNMPRIYLAGVVCGGMDTRVWFIENSREHAVKIVKHITGNKV
- a CDS encoding helix-turn-helix transcriptional regulator; translation: MKNTLKVQRAIHNLTQEELAKKIGVSRQTINAMELSKYVPSTVLALKLARVFDQKVEDIFTLEEDD
- a CDS encoding GNAT family N-acetyltransferase; translated protein: MILNKPVESLPVAPDLYLRPVTVADAPALFRIIDSQRPYLREWLPFVDLTRQVSDTTLYLQTITLSTTDKVFVILVDEVVSGLIGFKSIEMFNRKLEVGYWLSQHQQGKGIMRRCCSRLIKYAFEELRMNRIQLKVSPENHPSRNIPRKLGFTLEGIEREGELLNGNFHDLEVYSLLKKEWQAQQPV